In the genome of Telluria mixta, the window CTTCCAGCAGTTCCGAACGCTCCACCTGCTCGCCGACGATGTAGTCGGTGTCGCCGGCTTCGACGATCTGAACACGACGCAGCATCTGGCGAACGATCACCTCGATGTGCTTGTCGTTGATCTTCACGCCCTGCAGACGGTACACGTCCTGCACTTCGTCGACGATGTAGCGGGCCAGCGCTTCGATACCCAGCAGGCGCAGGATGTCTTGCGGATCGGCCGGGCCGTCCACGATCATCTCGCCCTTGTTCACCACCTGGCCGTCGTGCACCAGCACTTGCTTGTCCTTCGTGATCAGGAACTCGTGCTTGTTGCCGTCCATGTCGGTGATTTCCAGGCGCTGCTTGCCCTTGGTCTCTTTACCGAATGCGACCGTACCGGTGACTTCCGCCAGCATGCCGGCATCTTTCGGCGAACGGGCTTCGAACAGCTCGGCAACGCGCGGCAGACCACCGGTAATGTCACGGGTCTTCTGCGATTCGGTCGGGATACGTGCAAGCACTTCACCCACGGACGCCTGCTGGCCATCTTTCACCATGATCAGCGCGCCGACCTGGAAGCCGATCGTCACGGCGTGTTCCGTGCCGGCGATCTTGACTTCCTGGCCTTGTTCGTTCAGCAGCTTGACCTGCGGACGCAGGACCTTGCTGGCCGAACCGCGGCGTTTCGGGTCGATCGCCACCAGGGTCGACAGGCCGGTCACGTCGTCGACCTGGCGAGCGACGGTGACGCCCTCTTCCACGTTCTCGAACTTGATCGTGCCACCGTATTCCGTGATGATCGGACGGGTCAGCGGGTCCCACGTTGCCAGCGGCACGCCGGCTTTCACCACCATGCCGTCCTGGACAGCCAGGGTCGCGCCGTACGGCACCTTGTGACGCTCGCGCTCGCGGCCGTGGTCGTCCGTGATCAGCACTTCGCCCGAACGCGAAATGACGATCTGGGCGCCCTTGCCGTTGGTCACGTAACGCATAGTCGCCGTGAAGCGGACCGTACCGTTCGACTTGGCTTCCACCGACGATGCCACTGCCGCACGCGATGCCGCACCACCGATGTGGAACGTACGCATGGTCAGCTGGGTACCCGGCTCACCGATCGACTGTGCTGCGACCACACCGACAGCTTCGCCGGAGTTGACCAGCATGCCGCGGCCCAGGTCGCGGCCGTAGCACTTCGCGCACAGGCCATAACGGGTGTCGCAGTTCAGCGGCGTACGGACCTTGACTTCGTCGATGCCCAGACGCTCGATCTCTTCGACCATGTCTTCGTCCAGCAGCGTGCCGGCTTCGTACAGGGTCGCCTGCGTTTCCGGATTGACGACGTCGGTACCGGTCACGCGGCCCAGGATACGGTCGCGCAGGGCTTCGATCACTTCACCGCCTTCGACCATCGCCTTCATGTGCGTGCCGTTGGTGGTGCCGCAATCGTCTTCCGTCACGACCAGATCCTGCGTCACGTCGACCAGACGACGGGTCAGGTAACCCGAGTTTGCCGTCTTCAGCGCGGTGTCGGCCAGACCTTTACGGGCGCCGTGCGTCGAGATGAAGTACTGCAGAACGTTCAGGCCTTCGCGGAAGTTCGCGGTAATCGGCGTTTCGATAATCGAGCCATCCGGCTTCGCCATCAGGCCGCGCATACCGGCCAGCTGACGAATCTGGGCTGCGGAACCACGGGCGCCCGAGTCGGCCATCATGTAAATGGCGTTGAACGACTCTTGCGTACCCTGGGTGCCGTCGCGCTTCGTGACCGGCTCGACTTTCAGCTGGTCCATCATCGCCTTGCCCACTTCGTCCGAGGTCTTGCCCCAGATGTCGACGACCTTGTTGTAACGCTCGCCGGCGGTGACCAGACCCGAGGCGTACTGCTGCTCGATCTGCTTCACTTCCGCTTCGGCGGTCGAGATCATGGTCTTCTTGACGTCCGGGATCAGCATGTCGTCCACGGCGATCGAGATACCGGCGCGCGTTGCGAGACGGAAGCCGGACTGCATCAGCTTGTCGGCAAACACGACGGTCGCACGCAGGCCGCACTTGCGGAACGACGTGTTGATCAGCTTCGAGATCTCTTTCTTCTTCAGCGCGCGGTTCAGCACCGAGAACGGCAGGCCTTTCGGCAGGATCTCGGACAGGATCGCACGGCCGACCGTGGTCTCGTAACGGGTCAGCGTCTGGTCGAAACCGCCTTCGGCGTTGCGCGGGAATTCCACGATACGCACGGTGATGCGGGTCGCCAGTTCGACTTCCTTGTTGTCGTACGCGCGGATGACTTCCGACACGTCCGGGAACAGCATGCCTTCGCCCTTGGCGTTGATCGCCTCGCGGGTCGCGTAGTACAGACCCAGCACGATATCCTGGGACGGCACGATCGACGGTTCGCCGTTCGACGGGAACAGGATGTTGTTCGACGCCAGCATCAGCGTACGCGCTTCCATCTGTGCTTCGATCGACAGCGGGACGTGGACTGCCATCTGGTCACCGTCGAAGTCGGCGTTGAACGCCGCGCAGACCAGCGGGTGCAGCTGGATCGCTTTACCT includes:
- the rpoC gene encoding DNA-directed RNA polymerase subunit beta', encoding MKALLDLFKQVQQNESFDAIKIGLASPEKIRSWSFGEVKKPETINYRTFKPERDGLFCAKIFGPIKDYECLCGKYKRLKHRGVICEKCGVEVTLAKVRRERMGHIELASPVAHIWFLKSLPSRLGMVLDMTLRDIERVLYFEAYVVTDPGMTPLKKCQIMSEDDYAAKYEEYGDDFTAFMGAEGIRELLRSIDIDREAEALRVELKESKSEAKIKKYAKRLKVLEAFQRSGIKPEWMIMEVLPVLPPELRPLVPLDGGRFATSDLNDLYRRVINRNNRLKRLMELRAPEIITRNEKRMLQEAVDSLLDNGRRGKAMTGANKRPLKSLAEMIKGKGGRFRQNLLGKRVDYSGRSVIVVGPQLKLHQCGLPKLMALELFKPFIFNKLELMGLATTIKAAKKLVEQQEPVVWDILEEVIKEHPVMLNRAPTLHRLGIQAFEPVLIEGKAIQLHPLVCAAFNADFDGDQMAVHVPLSIEAQMEARTLMLASNNILFPSNGEPSIVPSQDIVLGLYYATREAINAKGEGMLFPDVSEVIRAYDNKEVELATRITVRIVEFPRNAEGGFDQTLTRYETTVGRAILSEILPKGLPFSVLNRALKKKEISKLINTSFRKCGLRATVVFADKLMQSGFRLATRAGISIAVDDMLIPDVKKTMISTAEAEVKQIEQQYASGLVTAGERYNKVVDIWGKTSDEVGKAMMDQLKVEPVTKRDGTQGTQESFNAIYMMADSGARGSAAQIRQLAGMRGLMAKPDGSIIETPITANFREGLNVLQYFISTHGARKGLADTALKTANSGYLTRRLVDVTQDLVVTEDDCGTTNGTHMKAMVEGGEVIEALRDRILGRVTGTDVVNPETQATLYEAGTLLDEDMVEEIERLGIDEVKVRTPLNCDTRYGLCAKCYGRDLGRGMLVNSGEAVGVVAAQSIGEPGTQLTMRTFHIGGAASRAAVASSVEAKSNGTVRFTATMRYVTNGKGAQIVISRSGEVLITDDHGRERERHKVPYGATLAVQDGMVVKAGVPLATWDPLTRPIITEYGGTIKFENVEEGVTVARQVDDVTGLSTLVAIDPKRRGSASKVLRPQVKLLNEQGQEVKIAGTEHAVTIGFQVGALIMVKDGQQASVGEVLARIPTESQKTRDITGGLPRVAELFEARSPKDAGMLAEVTGTVAFGKETKGKQRLEITDMDGNKHEFLITKDKQVLVHDGQVVNKGEMIVDGPADPQDILRLLGIEALARYIVDEVQDVYRLQGVKINDKHIEVIVRQMLRRVQIVEAGDTDYIVGEQVERSELLEENDRVTAAGKLPATYENVLLGITKASLSTDSFISAASFQETTRVLTEAAIMGKRDGLRGLKENVIVGRLIPGGTGLAFHRARKEKEAWEAEERAALLQQEKANMAAELQAMEDQQQAAASVEQHHGDGE